One Peribacillus simplex NBRC 15720 = DSM 1321 genomic region harbors:
- a CDS encoding MFS transporter, with protein sequence MHTTELTKRHWLLILTLTLLTFVLGTSEFVIVGILTDISSSLHITNAKAGTLVSAFAITFAIATPLVMSATSHFPKRKWMLFLIGSFIILNALCVISTTYVMLLALRMMTAIVTGVLISLAMIVASENMPIAKRGLAISFVFGGFTLANVIGVPIGTVIAERYDWNATFLLTTFLGGIAFLASFFILPTMHSPFRSSMRDQFSLLTHPRILMAFFIPSLGFGATYAVYTYLVPILKGMEAPSGSISWILFGYGFISIFSNILAGKIASYNAIGRLRFVFLVQAVVLISLYWTTDNFIFGLVNISLMSLMAILLTTSTQLYLIDLAGIYQPKATGLAASLMPVASNVGIAFGSALGGIVYHQGNLMSVTLVGGLIAILASSLTFLSHRLDQKQKKAA encoded by the coding sequence ATGCACACCACAGAATTAACCAAGCGGCATTGGCTGCTCATCTTAACACTTACTTTATTAACATTTGTTCTCGGGACAAGCGAATTTGTTATCGTCGGGATCTTAACCGATATTTCCTCGAGTCTCCATATTACAAATGCAAAAGCAGGCACACTCGTTTCTGCGTTTGCCATTACGTTTGCCATTGCCACACCACTCGTGATGTCGGCAACAAGCCATTTTCCAAAACGGAAATGGATGTTGTTTTTGATAGGTTCGTTCATCATCCTGAATGCTTTGTGCGTGATTTCGACGACCTATGTCATGCTCCTTGCACTTCGGATGATGACTGCGATTGTAACAGGAGTTTTAATTTCTCTTGCCATGATTGTTGCCAGTGAAAACATGCCAATCGCAAAACGTGGACTTGCTATATCATTCGTTTTCGGTGGTTTTACACTTGCAAACGTGATCGGAGTGCCAATAGGCACTGTCATCGCTGAAAGGTACGACTGGAATGCAACCTTCCTGTTAACGACTTTTCTCGGTGGAATTGCGTTTTTGGCATCTTTCTTCATTTTGCCTACTATGCACAGTCCATTCCGCAGTTCAATGCGTGATCAATTTTCTTTGTTAACACACCCACGAATCTTAATGGCTTTTTTCATTCCATCGCTTGGATTTGGAGCGACGTATGCCGTTTATACGTATCTTGTACCGATCCTGAAAGGAATGGAAGCACCAAGCGGTTCAATCAGTTGGATCTTGTTTGGCTACGGATTTATTTCCATTTTCAGCAACATACTCGCTGGTAAGATTGCCAGCTACAATGCCATCGGACGCCTCCGGTTTGTTTTTCTCGTGCAAGCAGTTGTTCTGATCAGTTTATATTGGACGACAGATAATTTTATCTTTGGGTTGGTTAACATTAGCTTGATGTCATTAATGGCCATCCTTTTAACAACATCTACCCAGCTATATTTGATAGACCTTGCCGGTATTTATCAACCAAAAGCTACAGGACTGGCTGCTTCACTGATGCCAGTGGCAAGCAATGTCGGTATCGCCTTTGGTTCCGCATTAGGCGGAATTGTTTACCATCAGGGAAATTTGATGAGTGTGACATTGGTAGGCGGGCTGATTGCTATCTTGGCAAGTTCTTTAACTTTTCTGAGTCATCGCTTAGACCAGAAACAAAAAAAGGCAGCATAA
- a CDS encoding flavodoxin, whose amino-acid sequence MSKIIIIFASMSGNTEEMANTIAEGLTEISDVSIEKIDIMDGPEASILEDYDGIILGAYTWGDGELPDDFLDFYEEMEHIDLTGKKAAVFGSCDSSYPQYGAAVDILTEKLREQGAVIVLEGLKVELTPDDEDVKNCQNFGREFIKNSFVTSI is encoded by the coding sequence ATGTCTAAAATCATTATAATTTTTGCCAGTATGAGTGGAAATACAGAAGAAATGGCGAATACCATTGCAGAAGGACTCACAGAAATCAGTGATGTGAGTATCGAAAAGATAGATATAATGGATGGTCCTGAAGCTTCCATACTTGAAGATTACGATGGGATCATATTAGGGGCATATACGTGGGGAGACGGAGAGTTACCCGATGATTTTTTAGATTTTTATGAGGAAATGGAACATATTGATCTAACAGGAAAGAAAGCTGCGGTGTTTGGTTCCTGCGATTCATCTTACCCACAATATGGTGCAGCCGTAGATATTTTGACAGAAAAATTAAGGGAACAGGGTGCTGTTATCGTCCTGGAAGGGTTAAAAGTAGAATTAACCCCAGATGATGAGGATGTTAAAAACTGCCAAAATTTCGGGAGGGAATTTATAAAGAATAGTTTTGTCACTTCAATATAG